From Struthio camelus isolate bStrCam1 chromosome 7, bStrCam1.hap1, whole genome shotgun sequence, a single genomic window includes:
- the ADRA2A gene encoding alpha-2A adrenergic receptor has translation MFNLERPFTERGHLFPSMEYQRQLEEEEGYPPPGTNGTFNDSGAGPSWGTPYPLHTTVTLISLAGLLMLFTVFGNVLVIIAVFTSRALKAPQNLFLVSLASADILVATLVIPFSLANEVMGYWYFGKVWCEIYLALDVLFCTSSIVHLCAISLDRYWSITQAIEYNLKRTPRRIKCIIFIVWVISAVISFPPLISIEKKSGQQADQGVAVCKINDEKWYIISSCIGSFFAPCLIMILVYMRIYQIAKRRTRVPPSRRAECPEKRQNGLADKEDLPATAQLNGEKAAGGGDGQEGEVNGIDMEETSSSEHQENNQCKKSDRPSRGKAKTKLSQIKPGDSLPRKAEEERNTKGSRWRGRQNREKRFTFVLAVVIGVFVICWFPFFFTYTLLAVCKSCSVPDTLFKFFFWFGYCNSSLNPVIYTIFNHDFRRAFKRILCRIERKRIV, from the coding sequence ATGTTTAACCTGGAGCGCCCGTTCACGGAGAGGGGCCACCTCTTCCCCTCCATGGAGTaccagcggcagctggaggaggaggaaggctacCCGCCGCCCGGCACCAACGGGACCTTCAACGACAGCGGTGCTGGGCCGAGCTGGGGCACGCCGTACCCCCTGCACACCACCGTGACCCTCATCAGCCTGGCGGGCTTGCTCATGCTCTTCACCGTCTTCGGCAATGTACTGGTCATCATTGCCGTTTTCACCAGCCGGGCTCTTAAAGCCCCCCAGAACCTCTTCCTGGTCTCCTTAGCCTCGGCCGACATCCTGGTGGCCACGCTGGTCATCCCCTTCTCCCTGGCGAACGAGGTCATGGGATACTGGTACTTTGGCAAGGTCTGGTGCGAGATCTACCTGGCCTTGGATGTCCTCTTCTGTACTTCCTCCATTGTACACTTGTGTGCCATTAGCCTGGACCGCTACTGGTCCATCACTCAAGCCATCGAGTACAACCTCAAGCGTACCCCACGCCGCATCAAGTGCATCATTTTTATTGTCTGGGTCATCTCGGCCGTCATCTCCTTCCCACCGCTCATCTCCATTGAGAAGAAGAGCGGGCAGCAAGCTGACCAGGGGGTAGCAGTGTGCAAGATCAACGATGAGAAGTGGTACATCATCTCTTCCTGCATCGGCTCCTTTTTTGCCCCCTGCCTTATCATGATACTGGTGTACATGCGCATCTACCAGATAGCCAAGAGGCGGACCAGGGTACCACCAAGTAGACGGGCAGAGTGCCCCGAGAAGAGGCAGAACGGCTTGGCTGACAAGGAGGACCTGCCAGCAACAGCCCAGCTTaatggggagaaggcagcaggaggcggtgatgggcaggagggagaggtcAACGGCATAGACATGGAGGAGACCTCCTCCTCCGAGCACCAGGAGAACAACCAGTGTAAGAAGTCAGACAGACCATCGAGGGGCAAGGCCAAGACTAAGTTGAGCCAGATTAAGCCTGGGGACAGTTTGCCtaggaaggcagaggaggagagaaacaCCAAAGGGTCCCGGTGGAGGGGCAGGCAGAACCGGGAGAAGCGCTTTACCTTTGTGCTGGCGGTGGTGATTGGGGTCTTTGTCATCTGCTGGTTCCCCTTCTTCTTCACCTACACGCTTCTGGCCGTCTGCAAGAGCTGCTCTGTGCCCGACACCCTCTTCAAGTTCTTCTTCTGGTTCGGTTACTGCAATAGCTCCTTGAACCCTGTCATCTATACCATTTTCAACCATGACTTCAGACGGGCATTCAAAAGGATCCTCTGCAGGATAGAGAGGAAAAGGATTGTTTGA